From a single Sinorhizobium sp. RAC02 genomic region:
- a CDS encoding isoprenyl transferase, which yields MNQLSPSTVPAHVAIIMDGNGRWANARGLPRAMGHRKGVEAVREAVRTATECGVSYLTLFAFSSENWSRPQSEISDLMGLLKTFIRRDLAVLHRQNVRIRIIGDRTNLASDILPLLLEAEDTTRANTGTTLVIAFNYGSRDEIARAMQALAADVAAGRLDPNEITPERIGASLDTAGIPDPDLIIRTSGEERLSNFLLWQGAYAELMFIPDFWPDFSRETFLDALSRYSARERRFGGLQATKTLAVGS from the coding sequence ATGAACCAGCTTTCGCCCAGCACCGTACCTGCCCACGTCGCTATCATCATGGATGGCAACGGGCGCTGGGCGAATGCGCGGGGCCTGCCGCGCGCGATGGGTCATCGCAAGGGCGTCGAGGCCGTGCGCGAAGCCGTGCGGACGGCCACTGAGTGTGGTGTTTCCTACCTGACGCTCTTCGCCTTCTCGTCGGAAAACTGGAGCCGGCCGCAGAGCGAGATCTCCGACCTGATGGGGCTTCTGAAGACCTTCATCCGGCGCGACCTCGCGGTGCTGCACCGGCAGAACGTGCGCATCCGCATCATCGGCGACCGGACGAATCTCGCCAGCGACATTCTGCCGCTCCTGCTGGAGGCGGAAGACACGACCCGGGCGAATACCGGAACGACGCTGGTGATTGCCTTCAACTACGGTTCGCGTGACGAGATCGCCCGCGCCATGCAGGCGCTCGCGGCAGACGTCGCCGCCGGGCGCCTCGATCCAAATGAGATCACGCCGGAACGCATCGGCGCATCGCTCGATACTGCCGGCATTCCCGACCCCGACCTCATCATCCGCACGAGCGGGGAGGAGCGGCTGTCGAACTTCCTGCTCTGGCAGGGCGCCTATGCCGAACTGATGTTCATTCCCGATTTCTGGCCGGATTTTTCGCGCGAGACCTTCCTGGATGCCCTGTCGCGCTATTCCGCGCGTGAGCGCCGGTTCGGCGGCTTGCAGGCGACGAAGACCCTTGCGGTGGGCTCCTGA
- the rseP gene encoding RIP metalloprotease RseP — protein sequence MEMLAGSVGFVTGYIIPFLVVLTLIVFVHEMGHYLAGRWSGIGITAFSVGFGPEIFGFNDRHGTRWKLSAIPLGGYVKFLGDDDPASIPDYDSIAALPESVRKRTFLGAALWKRAITVAAGPIANFVLAIAIFAVMFSIYGRQIADPIVAEVRPGSAAEEAGVLPGDLLVALDGHPVATFDDVRRYVSVRPELKITVTVRRDGADLDLPVIPKRAEITDQFGNKIELGQIGIVTSQETGNFRVVEYGPVEAVGQGVLQSWHIVTGTFDYLSNLVTGRMKADQLGGPIRVAQASGQMATLGVAALLQLAAVLSVSIGLLNLMPVPVLDGGHLMFYAVEAIRGRPVGPGAQEIAFRIGMALVLMLMVFATWNDISMLLG from the coding sequence ATGGAAATGCTGGCTGGCTCCGTTGGCTTTGTGACGGGCTATATCATTCCCTTCCTGGTCGTGTTGACGCTCATCGTCTTCGTGCACGAGATGGGGCACTACCTGGCCGGCCGCTGGTCGGGAATCGGCATTACGGCCTTCTCGGTGGGCTTCGGTCCGGAGATATTCGGCTTTAACGACCGGCATGGTACGCGCTGGAAGCTTTCCGCCATCCCGCTCGGCGGCTATGTGAAGTTCCTCGGCGACGACGATCCGGCCTCTATTCCGGATTATGATTCCATTGCGGCGCTGCCTGAATCCGTACGCAAGCGCACGTTCCTCGGAGCCGCCCTGTGGAAAAGGGCGATAACCGTGGCGGCCGGGCCGATTGCCAATTTCGTGCTCGCCATTGCCATTTTTGCCGTGATGTTCTCGATCTATGGCCGACAGATCGCAGACCCGATCGTGGCAGAAGTCCGTCCCGGCAGCGCCGCCGAAGAGGCTGGCGTGCTCCCGGGCGACCTGCTCGTGGCACTCGACGGACACCCAGTGGCAACGTTCGATGACGTGCGCCGCTACGTCAGTGTCCGTCCGGAACTGAAGATTACCGTCACTGTCCGCCGCGATGGCGCAGACCTTGATCTCCCGGTTATACCGAAGCGCGCCGAAATCACAGACCAGTTCGGCAACAAGATCGAGCTCGGCCAAATCGGCATCGTGACCAGCCAGGAGACCGGCAATTTCCGCGTCGTCGAATACGGTCCGGTCGAGGCCGTGGGGCAGGGCGTGCTGCAAAGCTGGCATATTGTGACGGGCACGTTCGACTATCTGTCGAATCTCGTGACGGGTCGCATGAAGGCCGATCAGCTCGGTGGTCCGATCCGTGTTGCGCAGGCTTCCGGCCAGATGGCGACGCTTGGTGTTGCCGCATTGCTGCAACTGGCCGCCGTCCTCTCTGTTTCCATTGGACTTTTGAACCTTATGCCGGTTCCGGTACTTGATGGCGGCCATCTGATGTTCTATGCGGTGGAGGCTATCCGGGGCAGGCCTGTCGGGCCCGGGGCGCAGGAGATCGCATTTCGCATCGGCATGGCGCTGGTGCTCATGCTGATGGTCTTCGCGACCTGGAACGACATATCCATGCTTCTTGGCTGA
- a CDS encoding AzlD domain-containing protein: MSFDGLWPYIYIAIAGWLATDLWRWAGVLAGNRLDEKSEVLNWVRAVATALVAAVIAKLIFFPTGTLETSPLWLRLGAVVFGAVCFFFGGRFRQILGIAAAIAFLAAGLAITGA; encoded by the coding sequence ATGAGCTTCGACGGCCTCTGGCCCTATATCTACATCGCCATCGCCGGCTGGCTTGCGACGGATCTGTGGCGCTGGGCGGGCGTTCTTGCCGGCAACCGCCTCGATGAAAAATCGGAAGTGCTGAACTGGGTGAGGGCAGTGGCGACCGCGCTCGTAGCCGCCGTCATCGCCAAGCTGATCTTCTTCCCGACGGGAACGCTCGAAACCTCGCCGCTCTGGTTGCGGCTCGGCGCGGTGGTTTTCGGCGCGGTCTGCTTCTTTTTCGGCGGGCGCTTCCGGCAGATCCTGGGAATTGCCGCGGCCATTGCCTTCCTGGCCGCGGGTCTTGCCATCACCGGCGCCTGA
- the frr gene encoding ribosome recycling factor has product MSEGIDLKELKRRMDGAISAYKNDIASLRTGRASANVLDPVQVEAYGSRVPLNQVANISVPEPRMLSVSVWDKGMVGAVERGIRESNLGLNPIIDGQNLRIPLPELNEERRKSLVKVAHDYAEKAKVAIRHVRRDGMDDLKKAEKDGSIGQDLSRAQSEKVQKMTDETISDVDRLLAEKEREIMQV; this is encoded by the coding sequence ATGAGTGAAGGTATTGACCTTAAGGAACTGAAGCGTCGCATGGACGGCGCGATTTCCGCTTACAAGAACGACATCGCCTCGCTGCGCACCGGCCGCGCCTCGGCCAACGTGCTCGATCCGGTGCAGGTCGAAGCCTATGGTTCGCGCGTGCCGCTGAACCAGGTCGCCAATATCTCCGTTCCGGAGCCGCGCATGCTGTCGGTCTCCGTCTGGGACAAGGGCATGGTCGGCGCCGTCGAGCGCGGCATTCGCGAATCGAATCTCGGTCTCAACCCGATCATCGATGGCCAGAACCTGCGCATTCCGCTGCCGGAGCTCAACGAAGAGCGCCGCAAGTCGCTCGTCAAGGTCGCTCATGATTATGCCGAGAAGGCGAAGGTCGCGATCCGCCATGTGCGTCGCGACGGCATGGACGACCTTAAGAAAGCCGAAAAGGACGGCAGTATCGGCCAGGACCTGAGCCGCGCCCAATCCGAAAAGGTGCAGAAGATGACGGACGAGACGATTTCCGACGTCGATCGCTTGCTTGCCGAGAAGGAAAGGGAAATCATGCAGGTTTAG
- a CDS encoding phosphatidate cytidylyltransferase produces the protein MQSELRLRILSGIVLAIIVLAATWFGGFAFRLLASAIGLLVYYEWSTITRMPETDFRANAFGWFSVGIIALLVVFGIDEFALPVLIGATLIGIIYALALKGSGWLVGGIVYSGLTVISLAAIRGDTANGFAAMIFIFAVVWATDILAYFIGRAIGGPKLAPPISPGKTWSGAIGGAISAVIAGTLVHMIFFPLNGLWIPMIALVLSVFSQVGDLFESFIKRRFGVKDSSRLIPGHGGVMDRVDGLVFACFAAFLIALGDALVSGAANAPAGVFLFGP, from the coding sequence ATGCAGAGTGAACTGCGCTTGCGCATCCTTTCCGGCATCGTGCTGGCCATCATCGTGCTTGCCGCTACCTGGTTTGGCGGCTTTGCCTTCCGGCTACTCGCTTCAGCCATCGGGCTTCTCGTCTATTATGAGTGGTCGACGATCACCCGCATGCCGGAAACGGATTTCCGCGCCAATGCCTTCGGCTGGTTTTCGGTCGGCATCATCGCATTGCTCGTCGTCTTCGGTATCGATGAATTTGCCTTGCCCGTGCTGATCGGCGCGACCCTGATCGGCATCATCTATGCCTTGGCCCTCAAGGGCAGCGGATGGCTTGTCGGCGGCATCGTTTACTCCGGCCTGACGGTCATCTCGCTTGCCGCGATTCGTGGCGACACGGCGAATGGCTTTGCGGCGATGATCTTCATCTTCGCGGTCGTCTGGGCGACGGACATCCTTGCCTATTTCATCGGCCGCGCCATTGGCGGACCGAAACTCGCGCCACCGATCTCGCCGGGCAAGACCTGGTCCGGTGCCATCGGCGGGGCCATTTCGGCCGTTATCGCCGGCACGTTGGTCCATATGATCTTCTTCCCGCTGAACGGGCTGTGGATACCGATGATCGCGCTCGTGCTCTCGGTGTTCAGCCAGGTCGGCGACCTCTTCGAGTCGTTCATCAAGCGCCGATTCGGCGTGAAGGATTCGAGCCGCCTCATTCCGGGACATGGCGGCGTGATGGACCGGGTCGACGGCCTTGTTTTTGCCTGCTTCGCCGCGTTCCTCATTGCGCTAGGCGATGCGCTCGTGTCAGGTGCCGCAAACGCGCCAGCCGGCGTGTTTCTTTTCGGCCCGTAA
- the tsf gene encoding translation elongation factor Ts: MAEITAALVKELREKSGAGMMDCKRALTENNGDIEAAIDWLRAKGIAKADKKSGRTAAEGLIGIASAGTKAVVIEINSETDFVARNDAFQDLVRGVAGVALGTDGSVEAISAANYPATGKSVHETITDAIATIGENMNLRRATLLSVEDGVVATYIHNAVADGLGKLGVLVALKSTGDKEALNTIGRQVAMHIAATNPLAIRSEEVDAAVAERERNVFIEQSRASGKPDNIIEKMVEGRMRKFFEEVALLSQAFVMNPEVTVGAAVKEAEKTVGAPIEVVGMARLLLGEGVEKEVTDFAAEVAAVAKG; encoded by the coding sequence ATGGCTGAAATCACCGCTGCACTGGTGAAGGAACTGCGCGAAAAGTCCGGCGCAGGCATGATGGACTGCAAGAGGGCGCTGACCGAAAACAACGGCGACATCGAAGCAGCGATCGACTGGCTGCGTGCCAAGGGCATCGCCAAGGCCGACAAGAAGTCCGGCCGCACCGCGGCTGAAGGCCTCATCGGCATTGCCAGCGCCGGCACCAAGGCCGTCGTCATCGAAATCAACTCCGAAACCGACTTCGTTGCCCGTAACGATGCCTTCCAGGACCTCGTTCGCGGCGTCGCTGGCGTGGCACTTGGCACCGACGGTTCCGTCGAGGCGATCTCGGCTGCCAACTACCCGGCAACCGGCAAGTCGGTTCATGAGACCATCACCGACGCGATCGCAACGATCGGCGAGAACATGAACCTGCGCCGCGCAACGCTGCTGTCGGTCGAAGACGGTGTCGTCGCGACCTACATCCACAATGCGGTTGCTGACGGCCTCGGCAAGCTCGGCGTTCTCGTCGCGCTGAAGTCGACCGGCGACAAGGAAGCTCTCAACACCATCGGCCGCCAGGTCGCCATGCACATCGCTGCCACCAACCCGCTCGCCATCCGTTCTGAAGAAGTCGATGCCGCTGTCGCCGAGCGCGAACGCAACGTCTTCATCGAGCAGTCGCGTGCTTCCGGCAAGCCGGACAACATCATCGAGAAGATGGTTGAAGGCCGCATGCGCAAGTTCTTCGAAGAAGTCGCCCTGCTGTCGCAGGCCTTCGTCATGAACCCCGAAGTGACCGTCGGCGCTGCCGTCAAGGAAGCTGAAAAGACCGTCGGCGCGCCGATCGAAGTCGTCGGCATGGCTCGTCTCCTGCTCGGCGAAGGCGTCGAAAAGGAAGTAACGGACTTCGCCGCCGAAGTCGCAGCCGTCGCCAAGGGCTGA
- a CDS encoding DUF3828 domain-containing protein: MSTPLLTRRTVLLGLASAALLAALPAFPAFAAERPEAIVEKIYAGYDNDGNGPKDVPYVADVAEQLSGENHPGFDFFIDAQDFDKVSAVVTLVSENDTGAVVRAEMTNFGATKTVEIHFVKNGGNWKIGNVRYPVQNGFDLRQSLGLAPL, translated from the coding sequence ATGAGCACGCCTCTCCTCACCCGCCGCACGGTCCTGCTCGGGCTCGCAAGTGCGGCTCTTCTTGCAGCACTGCCTGCCTTCCCCGCCTTTGCCGCGGAGCGGCCGGAAGCGATCGTCGAAAAAATCTATGCCGGCTACGACAATGACGGCAACGGCCCGAAGGACGTGCCCTATGTTGCCGATGTTGCCGAGCAACTGTCCGGCGAGAACCATCCGGGCTTCGATTTCTTCATCGACGCACAGGACTTCGACAAGGTTTCCGCCGTCGTCACACTTGTTTCGGAAAACGATACAGGTGCCGTGGTGCGTGCCGAGATGACGAATTTCGGCGCTACGAAAACGGTCGAGATTCACTTCGTGAAAAACGGCGGAAACTGGAAGATCGGCAACGTGCGCTATCCCGTCCAAAACGGCTTCGACCTGCGCCAGAGCCTCGGCCTCGCGCCGCTCTGA
- the pyrH gene encoding UMP kinase, protein MTAKPIYKRVLLKASGEALMGSQGFGIDVAVADRIASDIAEARALGVEVGVVVGGGNIFRGVAVASKGGDRVTGDHMGMLATVINALALATSLRKLDIDTVVLSAIAMPEICESFSQRATLYHLSLGRVVIFAGGTGNPFFTTDSAAALRAAEMGAEAIFKGTQVDGIYSADPKKDPHATRFDRLTHSEVLEKGLAVMDVAAVALARENHIPIIVFSIHEKSGFAEILTGGGRGTIVTDN, encoded by the coding sequence ATGACGGCCAAGCCAATCTACAAACGTGTTCTGCTGAAAGCCTCCGGTGAGGCGCTGATGGGATCGCAGGGCTTCGGCATCGATGTCGCGGTCGCTGATCGCATCGCCTCCGACATCGCGGAAGCCCGCGCGCTCGGCGTCGAGGTCGGCGTCGTCGTCGGTGGCGGCAACATCTTCCGCGGCGTCGCTGTCGCATCCAAGGGTGGCGATCGGGTCACCGGCGACCACATGGGCATGCTGGCGACCGTCATCAATGCGCTGGCGCTCGCAACCTCGCTGCGCAAGCTCGACATCGACACCGTTGTCCTCTCGGCGATCGCCATGCCGGAAATCTGTGAAAGCTTTTCGCAGCGCGCGACGCTCTACCACCTGTCGCTCGGCCGCGTGGTGATTTTTGCCGGCGGGACCGGCAACCCTTTCTTCACGACCGATTCGGCCGCAGCACTGCGTGCGGCCGAAATGGGCGCCGAGGCGATCTTCAAGGGCACGCAGGTCGATGGAATCTACTCCGCCGACCCCAAGAAGGACCCGCACGCCACCCGCTTCGACCGCCTGACGCACAGCGAAGTGCTGGAAAAGGGCCTCGCCGTTATGGACGTCGCCGCCGTTGCACTGGCGCGCGAAAACCACATTCCGATCATCGTCTTCTCCATCCATGAAAAGAGCGGCTTTGCCGAAATATTGACCGGTGGCGGACGCGGTACCATCGTAACCGACAACTGA
- a CDS encoding glycerophosphodiester phosphodiesterase — protein MQKFSWLTERPIAHRGYHDLNRTVWENTLSAFARAADAGFAIECDLQYAADAIPVVFHDDDLKRLCGIEGDVRARTAGELGLLPIGGTADRVPTLRQLLHLVKGRVPLVLELKGRKGDDEGFAMAVLDAIEDYEGPVALMSFDQWLLKDLKEIGTTRPVGLTAEGARPENFAVHEAAMQLGLDFISYYYGHLPNDFISRQRDLGKQIITWTVRDDEARTITALNADQMTFEGFDPREALTA, from the coding sequence ATGCAGAAATTCAGCTGGCTGACCGAGAGGCCGATTGCCCACCGCGGCTATCACGACCTCAACCGGACCGTCTGGGAAAACACACTGTCGGCCTTCGCGCGCGCCGCCGACGCCGGCTTCGCCATCGAATGCGACCTACAATATGCCGCCGATGCCATTCCCGTCGTCTTCCATGACGACGACCTAAAGCGCCTCTGCGGCATCGAGGGTGACGTTCGTGCCCGCACGGCCGGCGAACTCGGCCTGCTGCCGATCGGCGGCACGGCCGACCGCGTACCGACGCTGAGACAGCTTCTGCACCTCGTGAAGGGCCGGGTGCCGCTCGTTCTGGAACTGAAGGGTCGCAAGGGCGATGACGAGGGTTTCGCCATGGCGGTACTCGATGCCATCGAGGACTATGAGGGCCCGGTCGCACTGATGAGCTTCGACCAGTGGCTGCTGAAAGACCTGAAGGAAATCGGCACGACACGCCCCGTCGGGCTCACGGCGGAAGGCGCACGACCGGAGAATTTTGCGGTGCATGAAGCGGCCATGCAGCTCGGGCTCGATTTCATCTCCTATTATTATGGCCACCTGCCGAACGATTTCATCAGCCGGCAGCGCGATCTCGGCAAGCAGATCATCACCTGGACGGTGCGCGACGACGAAGCGCGCACGATCACGGCACTCAACGCGGACCAGATGACCTTCGAAGGGTTTGATCCGCGCGAGGCCTTGACGGCTTGA
- a CDS encoding GNAT family N-acetyltransferase, with the protein MVGSVRIRVETSFADIPAKDWGRLAGASRDDATTPYNPFVSHAFLSSLEESGCAIAETGWLGQHLVLEGDDGAVLGALPVYLKNHSQGEYVFDHGWADAFERAGGSYYPKLQAAIPFTPATGPRLLHRVDQPVVATQAALAEGLKELCRRHGASSAHVTFVPEEEMPVFEASGYLHRTDQQFHFINAGYGSHDDFLETLASRKRKALKKERRAALEHGISIDWLTGKDLTEQIWDQFFTFYMDTGSRKWGRPYLNREFYRLIGERMADDILLIMAKRNGRYIAGAINFIGGDTLYGRHWGCIEDHPFLHFEVCYHQAIDFAIAKGLVRVEAGAQGEHKLARGYLPATVHSAHYITHAGLRHAVADYLERERRDVEATGEYLAEHGPFRRGEPNDTD; encoded by the coding sequence ATGGTCGGGTCGGTGCGCATCCGCGTCGAAACGAGCTTCGCCGACATTCCGGCGAAAGACTGGGGGCGCCTTGCCGGCGCCTCCAGGGACGATGCGACGACGCCCTACAATCCCTTCGTCAGTCACGCTTTCCTGTCCTCGCTCGAAGAATCGGGCTGTGCCATTGCCGAAACCGGCTGGCTCGGCCAGCATCTTGTTCTGGAGGGTGACGACGGCGCTGTTCTTGGCGCCCTGCCCGTCTATCTCAAGAACCACAGCCAGGGCGAATATGTCTTCGACCACGGCTGGGCCGACGCCTTCGAGCGCGCCGGCGGGAGTTATTATCCCAAGCTGCAAGCCGCGATCCCCTTCACGCCGGCGACTGGCCCGCGCCTGCTGCACCGCGTCGACCAACCGGTCGTCGCAACGCAGGCGGCCCTTGCCGAAGGCTTGAAGGAACTGTGCAGGCGCCACGGTGCCTCATCCGCGCATGTGACCTTCGTGCCAGAGGAAGAGATGCCGGTCTTCGAGGCTTCCGGCTACCTGCACCGCACCGACCAGCAATTCCACTTCATCAATGCCGGCTATGGCTCGCACGACGATTTTCTTGAAACGCTTGCCTCGCGCAAGCGCAAGGCCCTGAAGAAGGAGCGTCGCGCGGCACTGGAACACGGTATTTCCATCGATTGGCTGACGGGCAAGGATCTGACTGAACAGATCTGGGACCAGTTCTTCACCTTCTATATGGATACCGGCAGCCGCAAATGGGGACGGCCCTATCTCAACCGAGAATTCTATCGCCTGATCGGCGAGCGCATGGCCGATGACATCCTGCTCATCATGGCCAAGCGCAATGGCCGCTACATTGCCGGCGCGATCAATTTCATCGGCGGCGACACACTCTACGGCCGGCACTGGGGCTGCATCGAGGATCACCCCTTCCTGCATTTCGAGGTCTGCTACCATCAGGCCATCGATTTCGCCATCGCCAAGGGGCTGGTGCGCGTCGAGGCTGGTGCGCAGGGTGAACACAAGCTGGCGCGCGGCTACCTGCCGGCCACCGTCCATTCGGCCCACTACATCACCCATGCGGGCCTCCGGCATGCCGTCGCGGATTATCTTGAGCGCGAACGCCGCGATGTCGAGGCGACGGGCGAATACCTTGCCGAACATGGCCCCTTCCGCCGCGGCGAACCAAACGACACGGACTGA
- a CDS encoding RidA family protein, giving the protein MSAEIEKRVKELGYDIPVAAAPAANYVPFVISGNVLHISGQLPMLDGKLAVTGHVGKDVDVAGAQKAAELCALGLLAQAKAALGDLSRIKRIIKINGFVASTPDFVEQHLVLNGASNFLVGALGDAGKHARAAVGMAALPLNAAVEIDAIMEIA; this is encoded by the coding sequence ATGTCCGCTGAAATCGAGAAACGCGTCAAGGAACTGGGCTACGATATTCCCGTTGCGGCCGCCCCGGCAGCCAACTATGTGCCCTTCGTCATCAGCGGCAACGTGCTCCACATTTCCGGCCAGTTGCCGATGCTCGACGGCAAGCTCGCCGTGACCGGTCATGTCGGCAAGGATGTCGATGTCGCCGGCGCCCAGAAGGCGGCCGAACTCTGCGCGCTGGGTCTCCTTGCCCAGGCCAAGGCCGCGCTCGGCGACCTGTCGCGCATCAAGCGCATCATCAAGATCAATGGTTTCGTCGCCTCGACGCCGGACTTCGTCGAACAGCATCTGGTGCTGAACGGTGCGTCCAACTTCCTCGTCGGCGCGCTGGGCGACGCCGGCAAACACGCCCGCGCTGCCGTCGGCATGGCGGCGCTGCCGCTCAATGCCGCCGTCGAAATCGACGCCATCATGGAAATTGCCTGA
- a CDS encoding cell envelope integrity EipB family protein: MFRSAFVTVAMAGACFAGSGITSAFATPATGLAPHRAVYDLQLKDATERSGIAGMYGRMVYEFNGSPCDGYTVSFRFVTQVNTGEETRLTDQQTTTYEDLKSGSFRFLTRSFTDEKLDKEVRGSAREDKNGVSVDLTAPDTRQVELAASRFPTEHMLDVIDSAKKGKRFFESRLFDGSDAGDKTLMTTTVVGKKDTPKAGDPDADKAGTFSKQAFWPVSIAYYNDTSEGDALPVYRMSFKLYENGITRDLTMDYGEFVLTGKLAKLEMFKQQECK; this comes from the coding sequence ATGTTTCGTTCAGCCTTTGTCACGGTCGCCATGGCCGGGGCATGCTTCGCCGGCAGCGGCATCACGAGCGCCTTTGCCACACCGGCGACGGGGCTTGCGCCGCACCGTGCCGTTTACGACCTCCAGCTCAAGGATGCGACCGAGCGCTCGGGCATCGCCGGCATGTATGGCCGCATGGTCTATGAATTCAACGGCAGCCCCTGCGACGGCTATACGGTGAGCTTCCGTTTCGTCACCCAGGTGAATACGGGCGAGGAAACGCGGCTCACCGACCAGCAGACGACGACCTACGAGGACCTGAAGAGCGGCAGCTTCCGCTTCCTCACCCGGTCGTTCACCGACGAAAAGCTCGACAAGGAAGTGCGCGGCTCCGCCCGCGAGGACAAGAATGGCGTCAGCGTCGACCTGACCGCGCCGGACACACGGCAGGTGGAACTCGCCGCCAGCCGCTTCCCGACCGAACACATGCTGGATGTCATCGATAGCGCCAAGAAGGGCAAACGCTTCTTCGAATCGCGCCTTTTCGACGGCTCGGATGCCGGCGACAAGACGCTGATGACCACGACGGTCGTCGGCAAGAAGGACACGCCCAAGGCCGGCGATCCGGATGCCGACAAGGCGGGCACCTTCTCGAAGCAGGCCTTCTGGCCGGTCTCGATCGCCTATTATAACGACACGAGCGAAGGCGATGCGCTGCCGGTCTACCGCATGTCCTTCAAGCTTTACGAGAACGGCATCACCCGTGACCTGACCATGGATTACGGCGAGTTCGTGCTGACCGGCAAGCTTGCCAAGCTCGAGATGTTCAAGCAGCAGGAGTGCAAGTAA
- a CDS encoding HIT family protein has protein sequence MSYDTNNIFAKILRGEIPAHRVYEDDHAIAFMDVMPQANGHTLVIPKAPSRNILDADPETLSHLMPVVQKVAVAVKEAFEADGVTVIQFNEPAAGQTVYHLHFHVIPRIEGLPLKPHSGTMEDQAVLAANAEKLRQALAE, from the coding sequence ATGAGCTACGATACGAACAACATCTTCGCAAAGATCCTGCGCGGCGAAATCCCCGCGCACCGCGTCTACGAGGACGACCACGCCATCGCCTTCATGGATGTGATGCCGCAGGCAAACGGCCATACGCTCGTCATCCCCAAGGCGCCGTCGCGCAACATCCTCGATGCCGACCCGGAAACGCTGTCGCACCTGATGCCGGTCGTGCAGAAGGTGGCGGTTGCGGTGAAGGAGGCATTCGAGGCCGATGGCGTCACGGTCATCCAGTTCAACGAACCGGCCGCCGGCCAGACCGTCTATCACCTGCACTTCCACGTCATCCCGCGCATCGAGGGCCTTCCTCTGAAGCCGCATTCGGGCACGATGGAAGATCAGGCTGTGCTGGCGGCAAATGCGGAAAAGCTGAGACAGGCGCTGGCGGAATGA
- the rpsB gene encoding 30S ribosomal protein S2 — protein sequence MALPDFSMRQLLEAGIHFGHQTHRWNPKMKPYIFGDRNNVHIIDLAQTVPLLSRALQVVSDTVAGGGRVLFVGTKRQASDIIADAAKRSAQYYVNARWLGGMLTNWKTISNSIQRLRKLDEILASEGSGYSKKERLTLEREREKLEKALGGIRDMGGTPDLMFIIDTNKESIAIQEAKRLGIPVVAIIDSNCDPDPIDFPIPGNDDASRAIALYCDLIARAAIDGIARQQGASGRDLGASAEVPVEPALEAEAEA from the coding sequence ATGGCATTGCCCGATTTCTCTATGCGCCAGCTTCTGGAAGCTGGTATTCACTTCGGCCACCAGACCCACCGCTGGAACCCGAAGATGAAGCCGTACATCTTCGGCGACCGTAACAACGTTCACATCATCGACCTGGCACAGACCGTTCCGCTGCTGTCGCGCGCCCTTCAGGTCGTGTCCGACACGGTTGCCGGTGGCGGTCGCGTTCTGTTCGTCGGCACGAAGCGCCAGGCGTCCGACATCATTGCCGACGCTGCCAAGCGTTCGGCCCAGTACTACGTCAACGCCCGCTGGCTCGGCGGCATGCTGACGAACTGGAAGACCATCTCCAACTCGATCCAGCGTCTGCGCAAGCTCGACGAGATCCTCGCTTCGGAAGGCTCCGGCTATTCGAAGAAGGAGCGCCTGACCCTCGAGCGCGAACGCGAAAAGCTTGAAAAGGCTCTCGGCGGTATCCGCGACATGGGCGGCACACCGGACCTGATGTTCATCATCGATACCAACAAGGAATCGATCGCCATCCAGGAAGCCAAGCGTCTCGGCATCCCGGTCGTCGCCATCATCGACTCCAACTGCGATCCGGACCCGATCGATTTCCCGATCCCCGGCAACGACGACGCCTCGCGCGCCATCGCTCTGTACTGCGACCTGATCGCACGCGCTGCCATCGACGGCATCGCACGCCAGCAGGGCGCATCGGGCCGCGATCTCGGCGCCTCCGCTGAAGTTCCGGTCGAGCCGGCGCTCGAAGCTGAAGCCGAAGCATAA